A portion of the Bacillus thuringiensis genome contains these proteins:
- a CDS encoding putative mucin/carbohydrate-binding domain-containing protein, with translation MSKQKKSRVLVAGICISTLLSPVAFEASKGYAAPLEENKGGQLEESKENRLEQRTFHLPGKGSIEEEQKRLKVRYVLSANEPTGIYASPNEEIKIEIKGTQSIKAFIGTKSYDEKGFEEFELKPGENNISSSRGGILYFYNMNNDGEVAASVIHGGSHFPLFILGKHTKKDWDAMLKKYKNPYAVELKGERSLITASPEAVENYMGETDPVELMRLHDKIIRFENSVAGLSEDGVGLSKAPNHYIQFVEKRKPDKDDWMFATHYHTGYVPETMDRVLNIKRLQGDGWGPWHEVGHLHQQAPWFWSGVGEVTVNIYSLSVQRMLGNKSSLEEDGHYKKAFAYLDNPDAQKKMKEFEKLVMFWQLDLAYGEHFYPNLHQMYRLLPEFEMPASDEDKKQMFIYMASKAAEQNLVPFFEKWGLSPNDEVREKIGNLNLPKLEKEIWKATDSNIIREKQVKPYGGLPYGEASNVVQNLIVGANFNENLANSLVRNLGENVKVTGRIMWPDLEVGKRAVLVEIEDEKGQRNFISVPVNSLYGDTMVFKGYGDEVNSVITLLHDEKKINVSFVGNEFHERFKNEKYVGITLYDKDGNEKKNISIEGQENSKKVALQLEGVELQYGDIMKVYHAEPSRFDWYQSNKLVEQGGAKNKKEKFFKITPQGYELIDGIQEVEAVPQKVVIGADAEKLEAKNFVQVKGGEVIGFVEKPNTMKIGEQKVKVETKDRFGNKKVTEVPLEVTYGDSLVFKGLKYNTDIKSIVTLQHNEKKFSATADLNQVHHYFKEETYFEFTLLNQNGIEKKKATVKGIEKAKEFANAINGLEFEYGDVVKVYHAESDRFNWYQNNDFIGQGKAKVEKELLFKVTEKGFERMEAQQEVTAVPQKVIIGTDAEKLEAKDFVQVKDGEVLGFVEKPDTTKIGEQKVKVETKDRFGNKKVTEVPLTVTYGDSLLVYGLSYGTDDMKSIITLHHDTKKMSATDTSNLIHDYFGDEKYFEFTMYNKEGKEKKNIEVKGLENTKAFAKEVNGLAFEYGDVLKVYHAESSRLHWYQKGVYGGEGKNKEIKELLFKITENGFERLESEQTVTVIPQKVTIGTDVAKLDAKNFVQVKDGEVVGFVEKPNTTKIGEQKVKVETKDRFGHKKVTEVPLEVIYGDSIMFFGTWDDESNIKSVVTLKHEEKKFSTTDSESPMHTSFADEKYMGMTVYDKDGKEKKALSVKASENTKGFAEQFNGMAFEYGDMVKVYQKEFDRFKVYNKNELVNTEYGVHEVIFKVTERGFERMEAQQEVTAVPQKVVIGTDVEKLEAKNFVQVKDGEVVGFVEKPDTTKIGEQKVKIETKDRFGNKKVTEVPLEVIYGDSLVFQGDGNNTRSIVTADHNAKKLQATFTDAKVHYRFENEKYMGITLYDQNGNEKKVASAEGQESSKNFAEQLNGVDFAYGDVIKVYHAESDRLKWYQKNEFVSNGKGKQELYFKLTEKGFERVEAQQEVTAVPQKVVIGTDAEKLEAKNFVQVKDGEVLGFVEKPDTTKIGEQKVKVETKDRFGNKKVTEVSVEVTYGDSIVYQGVSNVTRSIITLNYAEKKLHATFTNDEIHYRFVNEQYIGLTIYDQNGNEKKHVTAEGQETSKNFAEQVNGTAFEYGDVLKVYHAEPSRLNWYKKNELVKKEDAMKGQEIFFKITQNGLEQVQ, from the coding sequence TTTCATCTTCAAGAGGTGGAATACTGTATTTTTATAATATGAATAATGATGGCGAAGTAGCGGCTTCAGTTATTCATGGAGGAAGTCATTTTCCATTATTTATCTTAGGAAAACACACAAAAAAAGATTGGGATGCAATGTTAAAGAAGTATAAAAATCCTTATGCAGTTGAATTGAAGGGTGAGAGAAGTTTAATTACTGCAAGTCCTGAAGCAGTGGAAAACTATATGGGAGAGACGGATCCAGTAGAATTAATGAGGCTACATGATAAGATTATTCGCTTTGAAAATTCTGTAGCAGGATTATCTGAAGATGGTGTAGGGTTGTCAAAAGCTCCAAACCACTATATCCAATTTGTTGAAAAGAGAAAACCAGATAAAGATGATTGGATGTTTGCTACTCATTATCATACAGGGTATGTTCCAGAGACTATGGATAGGGTTTTAAATATAAAGAGATTACAAGGAGATGGCTGGGGACCGTGGCATGAAGTAGGGCATTTACATCAGCAAGCTCCTTGGTTTTGGTCAGGTGTAGGAGAAGTAACAGTAAATATATATTCATTATCGGTTCAAAGGATGTTAGGCAATAAATCAAGTCTAGAAGAAGATGGTCATTATAAAAAAGCTTTTGCCTACTTAGATAATCCTGATGCTCAAAAAAAGATGAAAGAATTTGAGAAACTAGTAATGTTTTGGCAACTTGATTTAGCTTATGGAGAGCATTTTTACCCTAATTTACATCAAATGTATCGCTTATTACCAGAATTTGAAATGCCTGCTTCAGATGAAGATAAAAAGCAAATGTTTATTTATATGGCATCGAAAGCGGCTGAACAAAACTTAGTGCCGTTTTTTGAGAAATGGGGATTAAGTCCAAATGATGAGGTTAGAGAAAAAATCGGAAATTTAAATTTGCCTAAATTAGAAAAAGAAATATGGAAAGCAACAGATAGTAATATTATTCGTGAAAAACAAGTGAAACCATATGGCGGGCTTCCTTATGGTGAAGCGTCTAATGTGGTACAAAATCTCATCGTTGGTGCGAATTTTAATGAAAATCTAGCGAATAGTCTTGTTCGAAATTTGGGTGAAAATGTAAAAGTAACAGGTAGAATTATGTGGCCGGATTTAGAGGTTGGAAAAAGAGCGGTATTAGTAGAAATTGAGGATGAGAAAGGACAGAGGAATTTCATTTCTGTTCCAGTTAACAGTCTTTATGGAGATACTATGGTATTTAAAGGTTACGGTGATGAGGTAAATTCTGTTATAACACTCCTTCATGATGAAAAGAAAATCAACGTTTCTTTCGTTGGTAATGAGTTCCATGAGCGCTTTAAAAATGAAAAGTATGTAGGGATTACCTTATATGATAAGGATGGAAATGAAAAGAAAAATATTTCTATAGAAGGGCAAGAAAATTCTAAAAAAGTTGCTTTGCAACTTGAAGGTGTTGAACTTCAATATGGCGATATTATGAAAGTATATCATGCAGAACCAAGTCGCTTCGATTGGTATCAAAGTAATAAACTTGTAGAGCAAGGTGGAGCTAAGAATAAAAAAGAAAAGTTCTTTAAGATTACTCCACAAGGATATGAACTAATAGACGGTATACAGGAAGTAGAAGCAGTACCACAAAAAGTGGTAATCGGGGCAGACGCTGAAAAATTAGAAGCGAAAAACTTTGTTCAAGTAAAAGGTGGAGAAGTAATTGGTTTTGTAGAAAAACCGAATACAATGAAAATCGGTGAACAAAAAGTAAAAGTGGAAACGAAAGATCGTTTTGGAAATAAGAAAGTGACGGAAGTTCCATTAGAAGTGACATATGGAGACAGTTTAGTATTTAAAGGGCTTAAATATAATACAGATATTAAATCAATTGTAACATTGCAACATAATGAGAAAAAATTTAGTGCGACAGCTGATTTAAATCAAGTGCACCACTATTTTAAAGAAGAGACGTATTTTGAATTTACATTACTAAATCAAAATGGGATTGAGAAAAAGAAAGCAACTGTAAAAGGTATTGAAAAGGCAAAAGAATTTGCGAATGCAATTAATGGGCTAGAATTCGAGTACGGTGATGTTGTTAAAGTATATCATGCAGAATCAGATCGCTTTAATTGGTATCAAAATAATGACTTTATCGGACAAGGTAAGGCGAAGGTAGAGAAAGAATTATTATTTAAAGTAACAGAAAAGGGCTTTGAGAGAATGGAAGCCCAGCAAGAAGTAACAGCAGTACCGCAAAAAGTAATAATCGGAACAGACGCTGAAAAATTAGAAGCGAAAGACTTTGTTCAGGTGAAAGATGGAGAAGTACTCGGATTTGTAGAAAAACCAGATACAACAAAAATCGGTGAACAAAAAGTAAAAGTAGAAACGAAAGATCGTTTTGGGAATAAGAAAGTGACGGAAGTACCTCTAACAGTAACGTATGGAGATAGCCTACTTGTATACGGACTAAGCTATGGCACTGACGATATGAAATCAATTATAACGTTACATCATGATACAAAGAAAATGAGTGCGACAGATACGAGTAATTTGATCCATGATTACTTTGGAGATGAGAAGTATTTTGAATTCACAATGTACAATAAAGAGGGAAAAGAGAAGAAAAATATAGAGGTAAAAGGTTTGGAGAATACAAAAGCTTTTGCCAAAGAAGTAAATGGATTAGCATTTGAGTATGGAGATGTGTTGAAAGTGTATCATGCAGAATCTTCTCGCTTACATTGGTATCAAAAAGGTGTATATGGGGGAGAAGGGAAAAATAAAGAGATAAAGGAACTGCTTTTCAAAATTACTGAAAACGGATTTGAAAGATTGGAATCTGAGCAAACAGTAACAGTAATTCCACAAAAAGTGACAATCGGAACTGATGTTGCAAAATTAGATGCAAAAAACTTTGTTCAAGTGAAAGATGGAGAAGTGGTTGGATTTGTAGAAAAACCGAATACAACAAAAATCGGTGAACAAAAAGTAAAAGTAGAAACGAAAGATCGTTTTGGGCACAAGAAAGTGACGGAAGTACCGTTAGAAGTCATTTACGGAGACAGCATTATGTTCTTCGGTACATGGGATGATGAAAGTAATATTAAGTCAGTTGTCACGTTAAAACATGAAGAAAAGAAATTCAGTACAACAGATTCAGAAAGTCCAATGCATACGTCATTTGCAGATGAGAAGTATATGGGGATGACTGTATACGATAAAGATGGAAAAGAGAAGAAAGCTCTATCAGTAAAAGCATCTGAGAATACAAAAGGATTTGCAGAACAATTCAACGGAATGGCGTTTGAATATGGGGATATGGTAAAGGTATACCAAAAAGAGTTTGATAGATTTAAAGTGTATAACAAGAATGAACTAGTGAATACAGAGTACGGTGTTCATGAAGTAATCTTTAAAGTGACAGAGCGTGGTTTCGAGAGAATGGAAGCGCAACAAGAAGTAACAGCAGTACCGCAAAAAGTAGTAATCGGAACAGATGTCGAAAAATTAGAAGCGAAAAACTTTGTTCAAGTGAAGGATGGAGAAGTAGTTGGATTTGTAGAAAAACCGGATACAACAAAAATCGGTGAACAAAAAGTGAAAATAGAAACGAAAGATCGTTTTGGAAATAAGAAAGTGACGGAAGTGCCATTGGAAGTAATTTATGGCGATAGCTTAGTCTTCCAAGGTGATGGTAATAATACGCGTTCTATCGTAACTGCGGATCATAATGCGAAAAAGCTACAGGCAACATTTACGGATGCTAAAGTTCATTATCGTTTTGAGAATGAAAAATATATGGGAATCACGCTATATGATCAAAATGGAAATGAAAAGAAGGTTGCTTCGGCAGAAGGGCAAGAGAGTTCGAAAAACTTTGCAGAACAGTTAAATGGTGTAGACTTCGCATATGGTGATGTTATTAAGGTATATCATGCAGAATCAGATCGATTGAAGTGGTATCAAAAAAATGAGTTTGTAAGTAACGGTAAAGGGAAACAAGAGTTGTACTTTAAATTAACGGAAAAAGGTTTCGAGAGAGTGGAAGCGCAGCAAGAAGTAACAGCAGTCCCACAAAAAGTAGTAATCGGAACGGATGCTGAAAAATTAGAAGCGAAAAACTTTGTTCAGGTGAAAGATGGAGAAGTACTCGGATTTGTAGAAAAGCCGGATACAACAAAGATTGGCGAACAAAAAGTGAAAGTAGAAACGAAAGATCGCTTTGGGAATAAGAAAGTGACAGAAGTATCTGTGGAAGTTACATATGGGGATAGCATAGTATATCAAGGTGTGTCTAATGTAACACGTTCAATTATTACGTTAAACTACGCTGAAAAGAAATTACATGCAACATTTACAAATGATGAGATTCATTATCGCTTTGTAAATGAACAGTATATAGGCCTTACGATTTATGATCAAAATGGAAATGAGAAAAAGCATGTAACGGCAGAAGGACAAGAGACTTCAAAGAATTTCGCTGAGCAAGTAAATGGAACGGCATTTGAGTATGGAGACGTGTTGAAAGTATACCATGCGGAACCGAGTCGTTTGAATTGGTACAAAAAGAATGAGTTAGTTAAAAAAGAGGATGCGATGAAGGGGCAAGAAATATTCTTTAAGATTACTCAAAATGGATTAGAGCAAGTGCAATAA